A stretch of Nitrospiraceae bacterium DNA encodes these proteins:
- a CDS encoding prohibitin family protein translates to MKSLPRIFQWLVLVGVLLSVGCGVSVKPGERGLRWYPLSEGLMNEPLQNGFYWRAFWNDIYVYSVQWGSFTEEVDALSSDDLQVNVKSAIIIRPIPEEIYFLAQEVGPDWYPKVVRPEFLSAVRSVVSGYPMVSVPEKSTEIAHKVQGVLEEKLKGRHLEIRSIALSDIDWPKMVLEAIERKQAKEQEKEQKEFELIIATRDAEIARRRAKGEGDSLMIRAEGEAESLRIRAEGQAKAQENILKTLTPEYLQYKLYDSQNSKFVILPTNMQVPLLLNTESTQLPQRNAVP, encoded by the coding sequence TCGGATTTTTCAATGGTTAGTCCTTGTCGGCGTGCTGCTATCCGTGGGTTGTGGGGTTTCCGTGAAGCCAGGGGAACGGGGGCTGAGATGGTACCCCTTATCTGAAGGTCTTATGAACGAGCCCCTTCAAAATGGATTTTACTGGCGAGCCTTCTGGAATGATATTTATGTTTATTCGGTTCAGTGGGGAAGCTTCACCGAGGAAGTGGATGCACTGAGTTCAGATGATTTGCAGGTGAATGTCAAAAGCGCGATTATCATCCGTCCCATACCGGAAGAAATTTATTTTTTGGCCCAAGAAGTCGGGCCTGATTGGTATCCCAAGGTTGTACGGCCTGAGTTCCTTTCCGCCGTTCGGAGTGTGGTTTCAGGGTATCCCATGGTGAGTGTCCCCGAAAAGAGCACGGAAATTGCCCATAAGGTTCAGGGAGTCCTGGAGGAAAAATTAAAGGGGCGTCACCTTGAGATTCGGAGTATCGCCCTTTCTGATATCGATTGGCCCAAAATGGTTTTGGAAGCGATTGAACGAAAACAGGCGAAGGAACAAGAGAAAGAACAAAAGGAATTTGAACTGATTATTGCGACCAGAGACGCTGAAATTGCCAGACGACGTGCCAAAGGCGAAGGAGATTCTCTGATGATCCGAGCCGAAGGTGAAGCAGAAAGCCTCAGAATTCGGGCCGAAGGACAGGCTAAAGCCCAGGAAAATATACTAAAAACCCTAACCCCCGAATATTTGCAATACAAATTGTATGATTCGCAAAATTCAAAATTCGTGATTCTTCCAACCAACATGCAGGTTCCCCTTCTTCTGAACACGGAATCGACGCAACTTCCTCAAAGAAATGCCGTCCCATGA
- a CDS encoding NTP transferase domain-containing protein, translated as MTDQKHTEGNQWAVILAGGDGQRMKPFIQSWLGYPKPKQYCAFVGERSMLQHTWDRADRAGHSENQVTIIDKSHNQEIFRQMETHTKGRIVIQPRNCDTAAGIFLALAYINHWDPKAIVTIYPSDHFIAPQEQFTKMIKETVSAVTRLKERIILLGATPNSPEGEYGWICPGHPLIRNAGFPVRTVKEFIEKPDQKTIQTLSRNGGIWNTMIVTAYGSRLWSLGELWCPDMMELFHQLRKVIGLPQESLTLERIYQAMPQRNFSKNFLERIVSHLATIELQGVLWSDWGRPERIIETLGFLRKKPAFPLPQMAS; from the coding sequence ATGACCGATCAAAAACACACCGAAGGGAATCAGTGGGCGGTCATTTTGGCCGGGGGAGATGGACAACGAATGAAGCCATTTATTCAAAGTTGGTTGGGATATCCCAAGCCCAAGCAATATTGCGCCTTTGTCGGGGAGCGGTCAATGTTGCAACATACCTGGGATCGAGCTGATCGAGCCGGTCATTCGGAAAATCAAGTGACAATTATCGATAAATCGCATAACCAGGAAATTTTTCGGCAGATGGAGACTCATACGAAAGGGCGCATCGTTATTCAACCCAGAAACTGCGATACGGCCGCAGGGATTTTCCTGGCATTGGCCTATATTAATCATTGGGATCCTAAGGCTATTGTGACCATTTATCCCTCGGACCACTTTATCGCTCCTCAGGAACAATTTACGAAAATGATAAAGGAGACGGTTTCAGCCGTAACCAGGTTGAAAGAGCGGATCATCCTTCTGGGAGCGACGCCCAATTCTCCGGAAGGAGAGTATGGATGGATCTGTCCGGGTCACCCGTTGATAAGGAATGCAGGGTTTCCTGTCCGAACGGTGAAAGAATTTATTGAAAAACCGGATCAAAAAACGATTCAGACTTTAAGTCGGAACGGAGGAATTTGGAATACGATGATTGTTACAGCCTATGGAAGCCGACTGTGGAGCTTGGGGGAACTCTGGTGTCCGGATATGATGGAACTTTTTCATCAACTGAGAAAAGTGATTGGATTGCCTCAAGAATCCCTGACGTTAGAGAGGATTTATCAGGCCATGCCCCAGAGAAATTTTTCAAAAAATTTCCTGGAAAGGATTGTTTCACACCTGGCTACCATAGAATTACAAGGCGTTCTTTGGAGTGATTGGGGTCGGCCGGAGAGGATTATTGAGACATTAGGCTTTTTACGAAAAAAACCGGCTTTTCCTTTACCTCAAATGGCTTCATAG